The sequence below is a genomic window from Lentimicrobium saccharophilum.
CCGAAATTGCCTCCGCTTCACCATAAACACCCATCCCGTCCGAAGAGTGTGATAAACCGTAAACTCCATGATTTATTCCGGTAACTGATGAAGCATAACCCATAACACCATATCCTTCAGGAGACCAGGCAACACCATGCACACCGCTTGTGGTACCTGTAGGTGAGGCAGCCCTTCCATAAACTCCTCTGCCGTTTGACGAATTGGAAATCCCCGTTACTCCGAATACGAATCCTGTTGCGTTTGATGCCTGACCAATGATTGCATGCTCCAACAGATTGGTTACAGAGAATCCGTAACCAACTGAATTTATATCACCCGAATAAGGGAGTGTCAATCCGCCAACCTTCTCCCAGGCCGGAGAACCGCTCGTTCCGCCGTTATAATAATAGCCCGGCATATTATCAGTCTGATAAATTATCAACCCGGTTGCCGGTGCTGTAATCGCATCCCTTTGTGCTAGCGTCATCCGGGGAACAAGCACTCCTTTTGATTCGCTTTTCACATCCAGCATCGCTGAGTTGTCAGGTGCGCTGCCATCGGTGTTGATGGCGACCTGGGCCAGGGAAATATCAGCAACCAGGAGCATTAGAAACAATACAAACGTTCTCATGACTAAGTATTTTGAAAGTTAGGTTCTTAATCAACTCATTTTAAAAGTTTAAGAATCACCCCCCCCGATTCATCCGTTAAGGACATACCACCGGTGAAGCGGAAAGTGAGCCTTCGTTGTCAACAATCACCCGCCAGCACTGCCCGTCGGGAGATCTGAGAATAATCCCTTTGGTTGCATCTGTTACATACACATCATGATCTACCACTTCAACCCGCCCGTGAAACCTAAGCAGAGGGTTGTCAAACTCACCATATACAAGCGGAGAAAGGGTATCTGAATTTGAAATGTAAAGTTTATCCGATCCGGTTTCGTTAAAACCTGCCAGACTGCCGATAAAAACATTGCCGCTTCCTTCCGAATTGTTGTATCCGGCACCACGTCCGATGAATGTGTTATAATGGCCGGTGCTGTTCAGGTAGCCTGCCGAAAGTCCGATATAAGTGTTCCTCCATCCGGTAGAATTGTTTGCTCCCGCGTAGGATCCCACAAAGGTGTTGCGCGAACCTTCCGTGTTCCGTCCACCGGCATACGGCCCCAGAAATACATTCATGCTACCCGACACATTGTCCTTTCCGCTCATGGCTCCGGTGAATACATTCTGCGCTCCCGTGGTGTTATCCTCTCCTGCCAGATCACCGACAAATACATTGTAAGCCCCGGTTGTCAGCGCACCTGAACGGGACCCGAGTATCACATTGCTGTCGGCCGAGTTGATTTCTATCCGCCTGGCATTGAACATCAGTATCTCTTCATCGAAGATTCCGTATATAAGCGGATTATCAGTCCCGGAACCTGATATATACAATCTGTTGGAACCTGTTTCATTTATGCCGGCCATGTAACCGATGAAAACATTATGGTTTCCGGTTTCATTGTTTCGGCCGGCATGGTTGCCCACATAAACATTGTTAACGCCTGTGCTGTTGCTGAAGCCCGACTCAGTACCTACGAATGTATTGTTTTCAGCATCTGTATTGTGATAACCCGTCCTGTAACCGATAAACACATTATGCCTTCCCGTAAGGTTTTCGAAACCCGTTTCATAACCGAGAAATGTGTTGTTCCAGCCGGTGTAGTTGTTTCTTCCGCTCCAGGCTCCGACAAATGTGTTATAATGATGATGGTTATTGTAACCTGCGAAGCTCCCGAGTGCAACATTGTCCACCCCGATATTGGCTTTGGCACCTGCATTGAACCCGATGAAAAGATTGCTGCTGCCCGTTGTGTTAAAGGTTCCGCAACTGTCACCGATAAAAATGTTGCAATAACCACTGCTCACCACCAGCCTGTTGCTGTCGATCCAGACATGGTTCGCGTTTCGGGAGTAGAACCGGATGATGTCCTGGTCCGGGCCCTCATCCGTTGTAATAAAGGTATCCCCGTCGGCATCGGTGATGGAGCCATGGTCTGTTGCATTAAAGCCCACCATTTCCCAGGAAGGAATTTCAGGGGTACCTGCATTAAAATACAAGCCTGGAATACAATCTGTTTGAAACACCAGCAAGCCATGCGCCGGACTTTCGATCTCCCTGACAGCATAATAGGGCATCCCCGGGATTAATACCCCTCTGGAGCCTGATCTTACATCCAGCATTGCCGAATTATCGGGTGCGCTGCCATCGGTATTGATGGCGACCTGGGCCTGCAAACCTGCAGCCAGTAAAAGCAACAGCAATGCAATTCTTGTTTTCATAATCAAACGCTTAACATTAAAAGCAGAAATTTCTCAGAAGATCAGAAACTGGAAATGAAGCATGATGACCGGCAGCGTGATGAGCCAGATTGCGGAAATTGCAGAACAGGTGAGGAGCGTGGAATACCGGATTCCAATGCTATAAATATAAGAAATAAGACTCAAATAATCAAGGGTTTTGAACGAAATCCGGCATTATAAAGACGGGCTGATGTGTTATTCTTTGTCTGAGGCGCCGGCAACAACATTTTCTCAGAAGAATTATACCGGCAGGCTTTATAATTTCAATCTGCCGCGCAACTTTCTGCCTGGTAAAACCCTCTCTATTGAAGAGATAACGTATCGGGAATATCAGCGTTAAAACTAATAGCCGATCATTATTGTCCTGGGAAAATATTATAATTTGACCGGAATGCTTTATTGGTGTTGGTTTCAGAACATTGTTGCAGCATGTAACTTACTTCTAAATATTTCGCCACTAAGCGATGTACTGAGCCTGCCGAAGTGGCACTATGGCACCAGGTTGCACAAAACCTGTTTTTCTCATTTAGTGACACTTAGTGTCTTTGGGTCTTTGTGGCAAATTCTTTCTTCATTTTATCCGGACTATGGTGTATCCGAATATGTTTCTTTCAGGTCACAAGGCCGGCCTGCTGAAACATAAATCAGCAGAGAAAATCAGGCCTTCGTGGAATGCCAGGATATAAAATATAAAGTTTGGTTGATATCAAATCAGAAAAGCAGCGCGGGCCTGAAGGGTTTATGCGCTTGCTATCACAGCCGTTCTGCAGAATAATCATCGCGCTGAATAAATATTGATCAGGGATAAAAAAAGGCCTGCCGGAGCAGACCTTTTCAAAAAAAATACAAAAGATTATTCCTTGACAATCACCACTACTGAAGCATTGCCGCCTGAAACAATCCGCAGGAGGTATGTTCCGGACTTCAGGTTACCGAGATCCATGGCATTGCCGCTCAGTTGCTGTTGCATCAGCTGCCTGCCATCGAGGGCATAAAGGGTGGCTTCGGCCAGGGTGGCACCTTCAATGTAAAGGCGGTCGGTAACCGGATTTGGATAAACACGCAAACCGGCCACAGGACTAATCTCCAGACCAGTGGTCATAAAGATTACCTCTTCCACATCAGCGCCTGAAATGGTTACACTGCCTTCGTAGAAATCGAATCCCGGCGCAGCAGCTGTGTAAGGATACACTCCATCGGGGAGCTCAATCTGCGCAACGCCTTCTTCGCTGGTAATCAGCAAAGTGCCGTTGATATTGATTTCAACACCCTCAAGCACGCCTGCCTGAGCACTTACCGTAAAAGTAAGCATCCAGGTTTCGGGGGCAACAGGTTCAAGCACCACGACAACTTCTTCTGCGGCCCCATTGATGGTAACGCTGCCACTGCCTGAAACATACCCTTCGAGGGATACGGTATAGGTATAATCGCCGTCAGGCAGATTGACAGATGCCGTGCCGTCGGCGCCCGTGGTGAGCGACTGTTGCCCGGGAATTTCAATCAGGGCAGCCTCAAGGGGTGTGGCGTCAGGATCGGTAACCAGGAATGAAAGGGTATAGGTGGGTACCGAGGTGCTGTTAAGCTGAATGGCAAGTTCTGAGTTGCTGTCCTGAACCACAGCTTCACCATTCACAGGATAGTAACCTTCTTTTGAAACCGTATAAGGATACATTCCGTTCATCACCTCTATGGAAGCCGTACCATTGGCGGCTGTCAGCAGCACGTTTCCGTCCACATCAATGAAAGCCCCTTCAACAGGTGCAAATGACTCGTCATAAATATAAAAACTGAGCAGATATCTCGGGAGGTTCATAACAATAACGACCTCCGTAGCAGAAGTACCCACCTCAAAAGTACCGTTATTGTTAGCATAACCCTCCAGAATGGCCGTATAGGTATAGTTGCCGGGCGTCATCATGGCAAAGGCGCCGCCCTGCGCATCCGTTACCAGGCTTTCAGCGAGACCGTCAATGGCTATTTCAACGCCTGCAAGCGGTTCACCGGATTCACTCTCAACGGTAAAATATGTCTGAAACTGATAAGCCGGCATAAAGTGAACCCTGCCCAGCGCGGGATCGTCCACGACGTGGTTAACAACCCCTTCGATACTGGCTGAATCCTGGGTCGCTACACCCCATTGATTGAACATGGCATACTGCTCAACCGGGCCGTTGTTGAAAAGGTCGTACAGCACGCCACCATTTCCATTATTTGAGAACTGGTTTCCGCCGGGATTGAAATTTGCAGGATCTGCATTCCCCATATTGACGCGGGGATACCCGATAATGGTTATGCCCCAAAGGTTTCCGGAGATTACATTTCCGGTAACAATCACATCCTGATCTGCAGATGAGTTGCTTGCCGTAAGGTTGATTCCGCTTCCTCCCAGGTTGGGATTGTTCTGGATGTTGTTATCGGTAATGATGTTATGCCGGATTGCTCCGCTGATCGGGCTTCCGGTCAGGGTGATGCCATAGCGGTTCAGGTCCACGGTATTGGAGTCGATCACGACACTTCCGGGGACTCCCAGCAGTGAAGAATACGCGATACCCCCGGCATTGGTTGAACCGTTACCGATTACAGTGTTTCCAATGATAAACGTAGTATCTCCCTCACCGGCAGGGCCCATGTTGATCTGCGGGCGGTTGCTGTTTTCGGTGGTATTTCCGAACATATAATTGTTCCGGATAATTGCTTTGGTTCCAACGTTTGAACCTGAAGCCACTGCTCCGCGCTGATTCAGTATAAAACTGCAGTTAATGACCTCCCCGTAGCCTGAAAGATCAACTGCTGCGCTGGAAGCATAGGAGCCTGATGTTGAACCGCTTTTGTAGAAATTCTTGTAGAATTTGCTTCCTTCAACGGTGAAAATACCTGTTTGGGACCGTATTCCCCCACCGAAGAGAAACTCTGCATTGCGGATATGGGTGATGTGTCCGGCAACAAGTTTAAAACCGCGCCACTTATTGGTTGAAGTGCTGTCGATGGCAGTAAAGGTAGCTTTTACAGGTGCATCGATGGTCAGGGCACCTTCCGATTCTATCCCGGCAAGGTCATGGAAAACAACCGTGACATCCTCAAAAATATTGAGGGCGTCGGCTGCAGCAATGGTCACTGTGTTGGTGATTTCATAGTGATCGTCGTTCCAGGTAACCACCCCGGCCGAATTGTTAACAAGGGAATCGAGGTTCCACACAACCCCGGTTCCCGGGGTGC
It includes:
- a CDS encoding carboxypeptidase regulatory-like domain-containing protein is translated as MKKLFTLIFALATLLVQAQFSTPGTGVVWNLDSLVNNSAGVVTWNDDHYEITNTVTIAAADALNIFEDVTVVFHDLAGIESEGALTIDAPVKATFTAIDSTSTNKWRGFKLVAGHITHIRNAEFLFGGGIRSQTGIFTVEGSKFYKNFYKSGSTSGSYASSAAVDLSGYGEVINCSFILNQRGAVASGSNVGTKAIIRNNYMFGNTTENSNRPQINMGPAGEGDTTFIIGNTVIGNGSTNAGGIAYSSLLGVPGSVVIDSNTVDLNRYGITLTGSPISGAIRHNIITDNNIQNNPNLGGSGINLTASNSSADQDVIVTGNVISGNLWGITIIGYPRVNMGNADPANFNPGGNQFSNNGNGGVLYDLFNNGPVEQYAMFNQWGVATQDSASIEGVVNHVVDDPALGRVHFMPAYQFQTYFTVESESGEPLAGVEIAIDGLAESLVTDAQGGAFAMMTPGNYTYTAILEGYANNNGTFEVGTSATEVVIVMNLPRYLLSFYIYDESFAPVEGAFIDVDGNVLLTAANGTASIEVMNGMYPYTVSKEGYYPVNGEAVVQDSNSELAIQLNSTSVPTYTLSFLVTDPDATPLEAALIEIPGQQSLTTGADGTASVNLPDGDYTYTVSLEGYVSGSGSVTINGAAEEVVVVLEPVAPETWMLTFTVSAQAGVLEGVEININGTLLITSEEGVAQIELPDGVYPYTAAAPGFDFYEGSVTISGADVEEVIFMTTGLEISPVAGLRVYPNPVTDRLYIEGATLAEATLYALDGRQLMQQQLSGNAMDLGNLKSGTYLLRIVSGGNASVVVIVKE